In Micrococcales bacterium, the following proteins share a genomic window:
- a CDS encoding WhiB family transcriptional regulator, which translates to MEVREMAVPMPCVTGPADLWFSDVPADIERARRLCLGCPLRRECLVGALERGETCGVWGGELFRGGMPVPAPKRNGRPPKDAAAIQARQQQQMVRRIDEVLASA; encoded by the coding sequence ATGGAGGTGAGAGAGATGGCTGTCCCGATGCCATGCGTGACTGGTCCCGCTGACCTGTGGTTCTCCGACGTGCCCGCCGACATCGAGCGCGCCCGTCGGTTGTGCCTTGGCTGCCCGCTGCGCAGGGAGTGCCTCGTCGGAGCGCTCGAGCGCGGCGAGACCTGCGGGGTGTGGGGTGGTGAACTGTTCCGCGGCGGGATGCCGGTGCCGGCGCCCAAGCGCAACGGCCGGCCACCGAAGGACGCGGCGGCCATCCAGGCCCGGCAGCAGCAGCAGATGGTCCGTCGGATCGACGAGGTCCTGGCGTCCGCGTGA
- a CDS encoding zinc-dependent metalloprotease — MSGDQPFGFSPDPDDPKTPGFDMSQLGAMLQQLGAMLQSGQNQVAGPVDWDLAKNLARQTISQKGDPSVNDNDVRRIGEAFDLAQVWLDAATTFPAGTATPGVWSRSEWLEHTWPAWQQIIEPIAEGVQQTLTTMPDLGQVNLQDLGIPGLPENLPEGMPDLNQLAGPLMNMAKRMGAAMFGAQVGNGLAVLADEVLGAADVTVPLTGDGRPALVSENVKAFGADLDVELGDLYLYLALREAAHQRLYAHVPWLRTAVETAVRAYASGISVDTEKIQEALRGIDPNDPQAMQEIMSSGVFEPAETEEQKQALSRLETLLALIEGWVQDVVTAGIDGRMPSAERLGETMRRRRASGGPAEKTFATLIGLELRPRALREASALWATLRDLRGIDGRDGVWRHPDFIPTADDLADPTTWLRDTGELEG, encoded by the coding sequence ATGAGTGGCGATCAACCCTTCGGGTTCTCCCCCGACCCGGACGACCCGAAGACCCCCGGCTTCGACATGTCACAACTCGGGGCGATGCTGCAACAACTCGGGGCGATGCTGCAGAGCGGCCAGAACCAAGTGGCCGGACCGGTCGATTGGGACCTGGCCAAGAACCTGGCGCGCCAGACGATCAGCCAGAAGGGCGACCCGTCGGTCAACGACAACGACGTGCGCCGCATCGGCGAGGCCTTCGACCTCGCGCAGGTCTGGCTGGACGCGGCCACGACGTTCCCCGCCGGCACCGCGACTCCTGGGGTGTGGAGCCGCAGCGAATGGCTCGAGCACACCTGGCCCGCGTGGCAGCAGATCATCGAACCGATCGCCGAGGGCGTCCAGCAGACGCTGACGACCATGCCCGACCTCGGCCAGGTCAACCTGCAGGATCTGGGCATCCCGGGACTGCCGGAGAACCTCCCCGAGGGCATGCCCGACCTCAACCAGCTCGCCGGACCCTTGATGAACATGGCGAAGCGGATGGGTGCGGCGATGTTCGGCGCACAGGTGGGCAACGGTCTGGCCGTGCTGGCCGACGAGGTGCTCGGTGCCGCCGACGTCACGGTGCCACTCACCGGCGACGGACGGCCGGCGCTGGTCAGCGAGAACGTCAAGGCGTTCGGCGCCGACCTGGACGTGGAACTGGGAGACCTCTACCTCTACCTGGCTCTGCGCGAGGCCGCCCACCAGCGGCTCTACGCTCACGTGCCGTGGCTGCGCACCGCCGTCGAGACCGCCGTGCGTGCTTACGCCTCGGGTATCTCCGTGGACACCGAGAAGATCCAGGAGGCCCTGCGCGGGATCGACCCCAACGACCCGCAGGCGATGCAGGAGATCATGTCCTCCGGGGTCTTCGAACCCGCTGAGACCGAAGAGCAGAAGCAGGCGCTGTCCCGCCTGGAGACATTGCTCGCGCTGATCGAGGGATGGGTGCAGGACGTCGTGACGGCCGGCATCGACGGACGTATGCCGTCAGCCGAGCGACTGGGCGAGACCATGCGGCGGCGGCGCGCGTCGGGCGGTCCCGCGGAGAAGACCTTCGCCACCCTGATCGGCCTGGAACTGCGCCCCCGTGCTTTGCGGGAGGCCAGCGCGCTGTGGGCGACGTTGCGGGACCTGCGCGGTATCGACGGACGGGACGGCGTGTGGCGCCACCCGGACTTCATTCCCACCGCCGACGACCTGGCTGACCCGACCACGTGGTTGCGCGACACCGGCGAACTCGAAGGCTGA
- a CDS encoding enoyl-CoA hydratase/isomerase family protein, which yields MTLTPPLSSLTADADHLVVCLHESGIAEVVLANPAQRNAMSGAMTRAWAGAMAQLREQPGLRAVLVRGEGGAFCAGGDLGWLAEGGADGVEVLSRRMSAFYADWLSIAQLAVPTVAFVEGPAIGAGAAVALACDIRWVGQSARFSVPFTRLGLHAGMGTTFLLTQAAGPALARDLLLTGRSLDASQMLAAGIATRQVTTDDVLVEMAQIAGNAPIAVRLTKQGLSPAPPSSLAEAVRWEALAQPVTMTTADVQEGLRAARERRDPVFDGR from the coding sequence ATGACACTCACCCCACCCCTTTCGTCGCTCACCGCAGACGCCGATCACCTGGTCGTGTGCCTGCACGAGTCGGGTATCGCCGAGGTGGTGCTGGCCAATCCGGCCCAACGCAACGCGATGTCAGGTGCCATGACCCGCGCCTGGGCCGGGGCCATGGCGCAGTTGCGGGAACAGCCCGGGTTGCGGGCGGTGCTGGTCCGCGGGGAGGGCGGTGCCTTCTGTGCCGGCGGGGATCTCGGTTGGCTGGCCGAGGGCGGTGCCGACGGGGTCGAGGTGCTGAGTCGGCGCATGAGTGCCTTCTACGCCGACTGGCTGTCGATCGCGCAACTGGCGGTCCCCACCGTCGCGTTCGTCGAAGGCCCGGCCATCGGCGCCGGTGCTGCCGTCGCGCTCGCGTGTGACATCCGCTGGGTCGGGCAGTCGGCGCGGTTCTCGGTCCCGTTCACGCGGCTCGGCCTGCACGCCGGTATGGGCACCACCTTCCTGCTCACCCAGGCCGCCGGCCCAGCGCTGGCCCGCGACCTGCTTCTCACCGGTCGCAGCCTCGACGCCTCGCAGATGCTGGCCGCGGGCATCGCCACGCGCCAGGTGACCACCGACGACGTGCTGGTCGAGATGGCCCAGATCGCCGGCAACGCCCCGATCGCCGTGCGGTTGACCAAGCAGGGTCTGTCGCCGGCGCCGCCCTCCTCGCTGGCAGAGGCAGTGCGCTGGGAGGCGCTGGCCCAGCCCGTGACGATGACCACCGCAGACGTCCAGGAGGGCCTGCGCGCCGCCCGTGAACGACGCGACCCGGTGTTCGACGGGCGATAG
- a CDS encoding acyltransferase — MGDFIRQLTGVRFVAAAWVMLYHFQPALAASGVLVPVLHEFLRLGSVGVDLFFALSGFILTHTYLTRLGPRISWSGSLNFWWLRLARIYPVYFVMLNVAGLAALAQGVVTGEGRRDWMTVPSYLSQVLMIQEWGPNPQRGWNFPAWSLSMEWLAYLFFPLLVLLLWRLRDRLGPAALAGLAFLSLTPLLYIGLTRDYDPFLTQNWASTVRIATEFTAGSMTYLAVRKWQNSARAGQMAAVLAWVIPVVIVVIAVVMGNMSGLQWPGLPDEAPRGYVIIIPLLVLWLGSLALSDGAPSRFLSTHKLVVGGFISYSLYLIHIVWFGLWRAGMQFVGIEGGPLYLLSTLFLIVSTVGLAYFMWRLVEEPAREWMRSKVGVRKVPTEEAGEQTR, encoded by the coding sequence ATGGGCGACTTCATCCGACAACTCACCGGCGTACGCTTCGTCGCGGCCGCGTGGGTGATGCTCTACCACTTCCAGCCGGCGCTGGCTGCCAGCGGCGTGCTGGTACCCGTCCTGCACGAATTCCTGCGTCTCGGGTCGGTCGGCGTGGATCTCTTCTTCGCCCTCTCCGGGTTCATCCTCACCCACACGTACCTGACCCGGCTGGGTCCCAGGATCAGTTGGTCGGGCAGCCTCAACTTCTGGTGGTTGCGGCTGGCCCGTATCTACCCGGTGTACTTCGTGATGCTGAATGTGGCCGGGCTGGCGGCGCTCGCGCAGGGGGTCGTGACCGGCGAGGGCCGGCGGGACTGGATGACTGTGCCGTCCTACCTCAGCCAGGTGCTGATGATCCAGGAGTGGGGGCCCAACCCGCAGCGGGGCTGGAACTTCCCGGCGTGGTCGCTGTCCATGGAGTGGCTGGCCTACCTGTTCTTCCCGCTGCTGGTGTTGCTCCTGTGGCGCCTGCGCGACCGCTTGGGTCCGGCGGCGCTGGCCGGTCTGGCGTTCCTGAGCCTCACCCCGCTGCTGTACATCGGCCTGACCCGGGACTACGACCCCTTCCTCACGCAGAACTGGGCCAGCACGGTCCGCATCGCCACGGAGTTCACCGCCGGCAGCATGACGTACCTGGCGGTGCGCAAGTGGCAGAACAGCGCCCGCGCTGGACAGATGGCCGCCGTCCTCGCGTGGGTCATCCCCGTCGTCATCGTGGTCATCGCCGTGGTGATGGGCAACATGTCGGGACTGCAGTGGCCGGGCCTGCCCGACGAGGCGCCCCGGGGCTACGTGATCATCATCCCGCTGCTCGTACTGTGGCTGGGCAGCCTCGCCCTGAGCGATGGCGCCCCGTCGCGATTCCTCAGCACGCACAAACTGGTCGTCGGCGGCTTCATCTCCTACTCGCTGTACCTCATCCACATCGTCTGGTTCGGACTGTGGCGCGCGGGCATGCAGTTCGTGGGCATCGAGGGCGGTCCGCTGTACCTGCTCAGCACGCTGTTCCTGATCGTCTCGACGGTGGGCCTGGCCTACTTCATGTGGCGACTCGTCGAGGAGCCGGCCCGCGAATGGATGCGCAGCAAGGTGGGGGTGCGCAAGGTCCCCACCGAGGAAGCCGGGGAGCAGACGCGCTAG
- a CDS encoding PDZ domain-containing protein — MRRWLNTPRKRVVALALACWLALLGLMEVVSVPYVRMAPGPMFDVLAETDGTAVIAIDGARTYPTGGRLDMTTVSERGGPFGHLTLFEAFTGWLDPSVAVVPTDILYPPDASRDAVKQAGADQFDDSQQRARIAALREVGEPVTTRPWVMDVLPGSPAEGVLEHGDVVLRVDGQSVAGPRQMARVVQQAGPGATVELDVRRDGSDRRVDVVAIANPEDPGKGYLGLSLGVLADSPVTVDFHLDDVGGPSAGLVFALGIVDKLTPGQLLDGRFVAGTGTMDDTGKVGPIGGIAQKMAAASSQGAAIFLAPAGNCDEVLSSAPEGLTVVPVRTLAQARGVLDGTIPAPRCPTS, encoded by the coding sequence GTGAGGCGTTGGCTGAATACGCCGCGCAAACGGGTCGTGGCCCTGGCGCTGGCGTGCTGGCTGGCGTTGCTCGGCCTCATGGAGGTCGTCTCGGTTCCCTACGTCCGGATGGCGCCCGGCCCCATGTTCGACGTGCTGGCCGAGACCGATGGCACGGCAGTGATCGCGATCGACGGGGCCCGGACCTATCCCACCGGCGGCCGACTGGACATGACCACGGTGTCCGAGCGGGGCGGTCCGTTCGGGCACCTCACGTTGTTCGAGGCCTTCACGGGATGGTTGGACCCGTCCGTCGCAGTGGTGCCCACCGACATCCTCTACCCACCCGACGCCTCGCGTGATGCCGTGAAGCAGGCTGGCGCGGACCAGTTCGACGACTCCCAGCAGCGGGCCCGTATCGCCGCGTTGCGGGAGGTGGGAGAGCCGGTGACCACGCGGCCCTGGGTGATGGACGTGCTGCCCGGATCCCCGGCCGAGGGTGTGCTGGAGCACGGCGACGTGGTGCTTCGCGTGGACGGGCAGTCCGTGGCGGGTCCGCGGCAGATGGCGCGTGTGGTGCAACAGGCGGGTCCAGGTGCGACGGTGGAACTCGACGTGCGTCGCGACGGTAGCGATCGCCGCGTCGACGTGGTCGCCATCGCCAACCCGGAGGATCCCGGCAAGGGCTACCTGGGGCTGAGCCTGGGGGTCCTGGCGGACTCACCGGTGACAGTGGACTTCCATCTCGACGATGTGGGCGGACCGAGTGCCGGACTGGTGTTCGCCCTCGGCATCGTGGACAAACTCACTCCTGGGCAGTTGCTCGACGGCCGCTTCGTGGCCGGCACCGGCACGATGGACGACACCGGCAAGGTGGGGCCCATCGGCGGCATCGCCCAGAAGATGGCGGCTGCGTCCAGTCAGGGCGCTGCGATATTCCTGGCGCCGGCGGGCAACTGCGACGAGGTCCTCTCGTCGGCCCCGGAGGGATTGACGGTGGTCCCGGTGAGGACGCTGGCACAAGCCCGCGGGGTGCTCGACGGGACGATCCCCGCACCGCGGTGCCCCACCTCGTGA
- a CDS encoding AarF/ABC1/UbiB kinase family protein, whose translation MADDSTPIPKRAVARTARMASLPLGYAGRTALGLGKRIGGKPAEVVATEIQMRTAEQMFKVLGELKGGAMKFGQALSVFEAALPEEMAGPYRATLTRLQDAAPPMPAQTVHDVLADQLGADWRERFAQFDDDPAAAASIGQVHRAVYRDGRTVAVKVQYPGAAKALMSDLNQVARMGRMFGGMVPGMDIKPLIEELRARVSEELDYLRESQSQRAFAVAFEGDPEFRVPHVLAAAPMVLVSEWVDGVGLAHIIADGTQEQRDRSGTLYQRFLLSGPQRAGLLHADPHPGNYRYTDDGRLAVLDFGAVAHLPDGLPPALGRLLRIAMMDDADGVLEGLREEGFVKSSVTLEAQALLDYLMPLVEPARYETFSYSREWLRGEFMRLKDPRSEEFTVGFKLNLPPNYLLIHRVWLGCVGVLCQLGANVPTRAEIERWVPGFAAD comes from the coding sequence ATGGCCGACGACAGCACTCCGATCCCGAAACGCGCTGTCGCCCGCACCGCCCGAATGGCCAGCCTGCCGCTGGGTTATGCCGGCCGCACTGCGCTGGGCCTGGGCAAGCGCATCGGGGGCAAGCCCGCTGAGGTCGTGGCCACCGAGATCCAGATGCGCACCGCAGAGCAGATGTTCAAGGTGCTCGGCGAGCTCAAGGGCGGCGCCATGAAGTTCGGGCAGGCCCTCAGCGTGTTCGAGGCGGCACTGCCGGAGGAGATGGCCGGGCCGTATCGCGCCACTCTGACGCGCCTGCAGGACGCGGCACCGCCGATGCCCGCACAGACCGTGCACGACGTGCTGGCCGACCAGTTGGGTGCGGACTGGCGCGAGCGGTTCGCGCAGTTCGACGACGACCCGGCGGCCGCCGCGTCCATCGGGCAGGTGCACCGCGCTGTGTACCGGGACGGGCGCACCGTGGCGGTCAAGGTCCAGTACCCCGGCGCCGCCAAGGCCCTCATGAGCGACCTCAATCAGGTGGCCCGCATGGGGCGCATGTTCGGCGGCATGGTCCCCGGCATGGACATCAAGCCGCTCATCGAGGAACTGCGGGCCAGGGTCTCCGAAGAGCTCGACTACCTGCGGGAGTCGCAGTCCCAGCGCGCGTTCGCCGTGGCGTTCGAGGGCGACCCCGAGTTCCGGGTGCCGCATGTGCTTGCCGCCGCACCGATGGTCCTGGTCAGCGAGTGGGTGGACGGGGTTGGGTTGGCTCACATCATCGCCGACGGCACCCAGGAGCAGCGTGATCGCAGCGGGACGCTCTACCAGCGATTCCTGTTGTCCGGGCCGCAGCGCGCGGGCCTGCTGCACGCGGACCCGCATCCCGGCAACTACCGGTACACCGACGACGGCAGACTCGCAGTGCTGGACTTCGGAGCGGTCGCGCACCTTCCCGACGGCCTGCCGCCCGCCTTGGGGCGCCTGCTGCGCATCGCGATGATGGACGACGCAGATGGGGTCCTGGAGGGCCTGCGGGAGGAGGGTTTCGTCAAGAGTTCCGTGACATTGGAAGCCCAGGCATTGCTGGACTACCTCATGCCACTGGTCGAACCGGCACGCTACGAGACCTTCAGTTACTCCCGGGAATGGCTGCGGGGGGAGTTCATGCGGTTGAAGGATCCCCGCAGCGAGGAATTCACCGTCGGCTTCAAACTCAATCTGCCTCCCAACTACCTCCTGATCCACCGGGTCTGGCTCGGATGTGTGGGGGTGCTGTGCCAACTCGGTGCGAACGTCCCCACCCGCGCTGAGATCGAGCGCTGGGTACCGGGTTTCGCCGCAGACTGA
- the nudC gene encoding NAD(+) diphosphatase, which translates to MDAQVSADPADAILLGTVDRVPWFALRTRTDSTQEIRSLADGLDDTGLSAALTAVALDNWHASHPVCSRCGEPTQVIRAGWVRRCPRDGSEHFPRTDPAVITLVVDDEDRALLGRRAEWPPGWYSTLAGFVEPGETFEQAVVREVFEEAGVRVPVDRVSYRASQPWPFPNSIMIAFTAHTHAQDSQPDGVEITQTAWFSREAFRAAAEEGTVRIPPRISVAHQLIADWYGAPIPHTWRR; encoded by the coding sequence ATGGACGCGCAGGTGTCGGCGGACCCCGCCGACGCGATCCTGCTGGGTACGGTGGACCGGGTTCCGTGGTTCGCGCTGCGCACCCGCACCGACTCCACGCAGGAGATCCGGTCGCTCGCCGATGGGCTCGACGACACCGGGTTGTCGGCCGCGCTGACGGCCGTCGCGCTGGACAACTGGCACGCCTCCCACCCGGTCTGCTCCCGCTGCGGCGAGCCCACGCAGGTGATCCGGGCGGGGTGGGTCCGGCGCTGCCCGCGAGACGGCTCCGAGCACTTCCCACGCACCGACCCCGCGGTCATCACGCTGGTCGTCGACGACGAGGACCGGGCGCTGCTGGGCCGTCGGGCCGAGTGGCCGCCCGGCTGGTACTCGACGCTGGCCGGGTTCGTGGAGCCCGGGGAGACGTTCGAACAGGCGGTGGTGCGGGAGGTATTCGAGGAGGCCGGCGTGCGCGTGCCCGTCGACCGGGTGTCGTACCGGGCGAGCCAGCCGTGGCCCTTCCCGAATTCGATCATGATCGCGTTCACGGCACACACCCACGCGCAGGACTCGCAGCCCGATGGCGTGGAGATCACGCAGACGGCGTGGTTCAGCCGCGAGGCGTTCCGGGCCGCCGCCGAGGAGGGCACGGTGCGCATCCCGCCCCGGATCTCCGTCGCCCATCAACTCATCGCCGACTGGTACGGCGCGCCGATCCCGCACACCTGGCGCCGCTGA
- a CDS encoding ATP-dependent DNA helicase UvrD2: protein MLAPLDPEQRAVAQAVSGPVVVLAGAGTGKTRALTHRVAYGVETGAMDPRRTLVVTFTTRAAGEFGRRLRQMEVDAVRVRTVHSEALRQLQWMWPRTVGGSVPRVQSSKIPLVITALANRGIRLDDSGRRDVTGEIERAKAMGLAPEQAPSDGVLGERLGEVYQEYEDVKNAAGVVDFEDILLLNAGLIRENLTVAEQVRQWCRWVTVDEYQDVSPLQQQVIEGWLGDRDELCVVGDPSQTIYSFAGARSDYLLGFGARWPEALTLRLTRSYRCARSIIDLANTVLAQGDARGRLTLASQRDTAGSVRTSVFDTELDEAVAVVDRIRGLLKDVPAEQIAILVRINSATARFERELQAAGIPYTVRGTARFMQRPEVKRAVSLLRVAAKQPGEGDVADRVAAALEPVGYAPTPPLGQRQREEWESLAALVALGRSHESLESLVADLDDRALNDDAPVAQAVTLSSLHSAKGLEWDVVFMPGLYEGGLPLRYQGEFVDLEEERRLFYVGVTRARDAVELSYARSGSRRDQREPSRFLPAGKRVVAPRARTAAKAQGCRVCGKRLSSGVERALGTCRTCPAEVSMDLVEQLRGWRTAVVEQRRRETGKAVPAFLVATDAVLIGIARARPSDAKELAGVRGIQRSVVAAHADELLAIVAGNPVADPGGQA, encoded by the coding sequence ATCCTGGCCCCACTCGACCCGGAGCAGCGTGCCGTCGCCCAGGCGGTGTCCGGTCCGGTCGTCGTCCTCGCGGGGGCCGGCACGGGCAAGACCCGGGCGCTGACCCACCGAGTCGCTTACGGCGTGGAGACCGGCGCCATGGATCCACGGCGCACTCTGGTGGTGACGTTCACCACCCGGGCGGCGGGGGAGTTCGGCCGGCGACTGCGGCAGATGGAGGTCGACGCGGTCCGGGTGCGCACGGTGCACTCCGAGGCGCTGCGCCAGTTGCAGTGGATGTGGCCGCGCACGGTCGGGGGGTCCGTGCCGCGCGTGCAGTCGTCAAAGATCCCGCTGGTGATCACGGCGCTGGCCAACCGCGGGATCCGGCTCGACGACTCCGGACGACGCGATGTGACCGGCGAGATCGAGCGGGCGAAGGCCATGGGTCTGGCGCCCGAACAGGCACCCTCCGACGGAGTGCTCGGGGAGCGGCTCGGCGAGGTGTACCAGGAGTACGAGGACGTCAAGAATGCGGCCGGGGTGGTGGACTTCGAGGACATCCTGCTGCTCAACGCCGGGCTGATCCGGGAGAACCTCACCGTCGCCGAGCAGGTCCGGCAGTGGTGCCGGTGGGTCACCGTGGACGAGTATCAGGACGTCTCGCCGTTGCAGCAGCAGGTGATCGAGGGATGGCTCGGTGACCGCGACGAGCTGTGCGTGGTCGGCGACCCCTCGCAGACGATCTACTCGTTCGCCGGCGCGCGCAGCGACTACCTGCTGGGCTTCGGTGCGCGGTGGCCTGAGGCGCTGACGCTGCGCTTGACCCGCTCGTATCGCTGTGCCCGGTCGATCATCGATCTGGCCAACACCGTGCTCGCGCAGGGTGATGCCCGCGGGCGGCTGACGCTGGCCTCGCAGCGGGACACGGCGGGGTCGGTCCGCACCAGCGTCTTCGACACCGAACTCGACGAGGCGGTGGCGGTGGTCGACCGTATCCGCGGGCTGCTCAAGGATGTGCCGGCCGAGCAGATCGCGATCCTGGTGCGCATCAACTCAGCCACAGCGCGTTTCGAGCGGGAACTGCAGGCCGCGGGGATTCCTTACACGGTGCGGGGCACGGCACGCTTCATGCAGCGCCCGGAGGTCAAGCGGGCGGTGTCCCTGCTGCGGGTGGCGGCCAAGCAGCCCGGGGAGGGTGACGTCGCGGACCGAGTGGCTGCGGCCCTCGAACCGGTCGGATACGCGCCCACCCCTCCGCTGGGGCAGCGCCAGCGCGAGGAGTGGGAGTCACTGGCCGCCCTCGTGGCCCTGGGCCGCTCGCACGAGTCCCTGGAAAGCCTCGTGGCCGACCTGGACGATCGCGCGCTGAACGACGACGCGCCGGTCGCGCAGGCGGTGACGTTGTCGTCGCTGCATTCGGCAAAGGGGCTCGAGTGGGATGTGGTGTTCATGCCCGGCCTGTACGAGGGGGGCCTGCCGCTGCGCTACCAGGGGGAGTTCGTCGACCTGGAGGAGGAGCGGCGACTGTTCTACGTTGGGGTGACCCGTGCCCGCGACGCAGTGGAACTGTCGTACGCCCGCAGTGGCTCCCGCCGCGACCAGCGGGAGCCTTCCCGCTTCCTGCCCGCCGGCAAGCGGGTCGTCGCCCCTCGCGCGCGGACGGCGGCGAAGGCGCAGGGCTGCCGCGTGTGCGGCAAGCGTCTGAGCAGCGGGGTCGAGCGTGCCCTGGGCACGTGCCGGACCTGTCCGGCAGAGGTGTCGATGGACCTCGTCGAGCAGTTGCGCGGGTGGCGGACCGCCGTGGTGGAGCAACGCCGTCGCGAGACCGGGAAGGCCGTGCCCGCGTTCCTGGTGGCTACGGACGCGGTGCTGATCGGTATCGCCCGCGCCCGGCCGTCGGACGCCAAGGAGTTGGCGGGGGTGCGCGGCATCCAGCGCAGCGTGGTCGCTGCACACGCCGATGAACTGCTGGCCATCGTTGCCGGAAACCCCGTTGCCGATCCCGGCGGTCAGGCGTAA